The following coding sequences lie in one Aricia agestis chromosome 10, ilAriAges1.1, whole genome shotgun sequence genomic window:
- the LOC121730960 gene encoding uncharacterized protein LOC121730960 isoform X5: MDVSNVRPQILRAVPLSPTRGDPEPDSTNPESIIHSVHNIDKDVKYHITEKRCDSDMSVDTLPRIVRFEESNIESVSRISYPVIQGTDDSGDGSYGENTATLIQAPLNAAIVHNVTKLPQNFTINVDATVGNIATIQNVSQDGTGNQTLWLPTILTTNASDNKNEENRQSGVSQIIITSESYINNTNTTNRRGNIITEASYIGRPKASKVQILSNISIPKNTNYSQQYVAQGKEITSPVYAQQNHIYKLSPNLVPTKHVNNNIQSTKPPKSQSLISASTMTQTVINSSPAKNVPYSHTYTKSTNVNKVNNGANLNAIVAASSGNTHCHILSRVVSGPNKLSVHSGRKGNALKGSKNSQNSGQGKNPRSIKIIQQTGNASKSENKTWPVASVTYKGQSNYNVETSTSMVIQKIGSPTHKNQQSISLQKVPKGERLVLQSPCGPVLISTAPLSSSLPKGPHYVQSGSTANLQYVQTYGGENQLSTVSQISANQQLTAQILQSLSQPKLMLHQGPSPLTPVKSSISPIFSTLEEPVETKPPNPKRIVFGDKTTLMTADDIIGVEERPNLFEELRRYSFQPLAFVMLDHTYALPAQKLPTPSTSNKAEVPTSPIASAPPIPITTPMSPLKRQSPTVITSVSNDIIPTTVATTTICAPMATTVAPPIERLPFKPLSLPQQDDDTASIISSVEGERRPPMPGGSDTETAPEGEEEGKTRCICDFTHDDGYMICCDRCGEWQHVDCMGIDRNNIPDAYMCELCMPRTIDRRHARIIQLRKREELNALAGSDSDSNEYPSLIPGQRRKRLLTVTTYTNTSGTCVTTYNSSLPVLPSPTPQPTLTLPKRGPKQRPKKTEVMRKGTKRKLAEKRVKRKKELMLNKSKFNSTMSSQPHWRDLFEQAMTNHYSPELRAKIMKYSSKLGNTSNMSSAITAHLCTTVPHAGGKILIATKDLRENTPVIELRGKYMLSNQHRPQLQNSARAGSQKPGPFVFFYRLPKDNTQICIDTRTYGNEARFVRRSCKPNAELQHCIVKGTLHVYLATITDVQSNTEITVGHDTNGAKQPCACGNPKHCKVNGLNTLPPRKSVDISQREKRSRNRCLSSSSPMSPPPTVTTPVTTPVKEMSPPFTHIKTEIKTEKKSPIKHEFPPMSPPKESYVPFHYNEPVKSEPLLDLKADNQEFDLTAKEEMKSDFDEPDYVKSEPEEEQELPTSIPEPPPEPQEEEIKPIEKEIKKEVPVKVQNVEKEKIVEIEKKEEIIEKDPPMEIVADNIKEEPIKEEEKIKVEEPKEKVEEERPMTREFSAKSACHDRSSRSSRTCNKESDSHDEKTDDSQDKVHTSSSKEKEKRKMTREERKMEAIMKAFERMEKAQQRKQEVKERQKRRESDPHPTNFTEKDDDDDNHCSTKRRKRRKGRARTASQSNRRRLNSADSDMLTSGDEAPHTETDANDTPENHDTTDAPAPPRESLNEDLGLSSACLLVEAAVGSVESAFKLPKTKKTMATEWIGRSPDRTPSPYHSPYRPALVTAPSLESLVRVASTMIGEIATKISGNPEFPEETPKSPPRTPGREKNRPPKKAKRVTRSTPTVEVPEVTPRTDVMQHSAKKRWLRQAISEESDAPSIETFVPESPPSEMVTPLKKRRLARESLSCDQNPIVPCNDETSPSLALEDSPVKDDSMSHTNQYSRHNIMDYYSRDRTRSDSGQGSDDQCNIDHDILNVNIKGPHDSENIRRIIGVPTPEEELPPPVITKPEDIETTNNNNLDMEESNYNKVVPMDIDTTVIAQTKLESNENSNEVKGLESPNDKVQSSQSADTSGNSSPQRDEMDDIQKKIHSFHTENILILKSRNKKPPKEKRKKVNLNFDLNMVDDQISIQLRTENTSPKTLEVNGDLHDDTNSHDDAKLHVSPENIPLPPVESTPLPPVESIPLPTSPENIPLPEETSPMPIVPPPETIPLPEEPMKPKKLVSKPKKVVSPQTKPEEKEDRPSVIDSNSAVPFSTRFSSTGLFSGIFSNMSNTFKMDTSINDNIPNMSIIKSAIDRTTSLDGRLFDKDSVSPVDDLKSVQEILTRVNNMDSNNSVILSGVLRGTTPAGTSPVRVPAPVSPVVAGAPPLAAVPCGVPAPVSPAPLSQPHPHPVRSLCSRALDPRLNPPPVDKPKPVRRKLSISEYRLRQLGAVGSCEEGTEAPCEGEGSSEVEEWSRSSASLSPQRLEAVAAAAADDLEQRLHRDLQTQLPAAGVFDAQPTASERQREDLSSRLRLEYGLALPDDDARAPPDTDSSRRAR, from the exons ATGGATGTGTCTAATGTTCGTCCACAAATATTAAGGGCTGTCCCCCTCTCACCCACTCGGGGCGATCCTGAGCCAGACTCTACTAATCCCGAAAGCATCATTCATTCTGTGCATAATATTGATAAGGACGTTAAATATCACATAACAGAGAAGAGATGTGATAGTGACATGTCAGTTGACACCCTTCCCAGGATAGTTCGTTTTGAAGAAAGTAACATTGAAAGTGTTAGTAGAATTTCCTACCCCGTCATACAAGGTACTGATGACTCGGGTGATGGTAGTTACGGGGAGAATACGGCCACACTTATTCAGGCTCCTCTGAATGCGGCAATTGTTcataatgtaacaaaacttCCACAGAATTTTACAATTAATGTGGACGCAACTGTTGGTAACATAGCAACAATTCAAAATGTATCCCAAGATGGTACCGGTAATCAGACTTTGTGGTTGCCCACAATTCTTACTACGAATGCATCTGATAACAAGAATGAAGAAAACAGACAATCTGGAGTCTCACAGATTATTATTACCAGTGAAAGTTATATTAACAACACAAATACTACAAATCGTAGAGGAAATATTATAACTGAAGCCAGTTATATCGGCCGACCGAAGGCATCAAAAGTTCAGATACTGAGCAATATAtcaatacctaagaatacaaaCTATTCGCAACAATATGTTGCACAGGGCAAAGAAATTACTTCACCTGTGTATGCACAGCAAAACCACATCTACAAATTGAGTCCTAACCTAGTACCTACAAAACATGTGAACAATAATATTCAAAGTACAAAACCACCTAAGAGTCAGTCTTTGATTAGCGCATCTACCATGACTCAGACTGTTATCAACAGCAGTCCAGCAAAAAATGTGCCATACAGTCACACATACACCAAGAGCACAAACGTGAATAAGGTTAACAATGGTGCTAACCTAAACGCAATTGTTGCTGCATCATCCGGCAACACTCATTGTCACATTCTGTCCAGAGTTGTGTCAGGACCCAACAAGTTATCAGTACATTCTGGGAGAAAAGGCAATGCACTCAAGGGTTCCAAAAATTCTCAGAACTCCGGCCAAGGGAAGAATCCAAgatctattaaaattatacaacaAACAGGAAATGCAAGTAAATCAGAAAACAAGACGTGGCCGGTGGCTAGTGTCACATATAAGGGCCAATCTAATTATAATGTGGAAACGAGCACTTCTATGGTTATACAGAAGATCGGGAGCCCAACACACAAAAACCAGCAGTCAATATCACTTCAAAAAGTTCCCAAAGGAGAGAGATTGGTGTTGCAGTCGCCCTGCGGCCCAGTTCTTATATCTACGGCCCCACTTAGCTCAAGCTTGCCTAAAGGTCCACATTATGTACAATCAGGATCTACTGCAAATCTCCAATATGTTCAGACATATGGTGGGGAAAACCAGCTCTCTACAGTTTCACAGATTTCTGCTAATCAGCAGTTGACTGCACAAATCTTGCAGTCCTTATCTCAGCCAAAACTTATGTTGCACCAGGGCCCATCACCCTTGACCCCAGTGAAAAGCAGCATCAGTCCAATATTCAGTACACTCGAGGAACCAGTTGAAACGAAACCACCAAATCCAAAGAGGATTGTATT TGGCGACAAGACGACATTGATGACAGCTGATGATATTATTGGAGTTGAAGAGAGACCAAATCTTTTTGAGGAGCTGCGCAGATACTCCTTCCAACCTTTGGCATTTGTTATGCTGGATCATACTTATGCTTTACCTGCGCAGAAACTACCTACTCCTAGTACATCCAATAAGGCAGAAGTGCCAACATCACCAATAGCTTCCGCACCACCCATTCCTATCACCACTCCCATGAGCCCATTGAAGAGGCAATCTCCTACGGTGATAACTTCAGTATCAAATGATATAATACCAACAACAGTGGCTACGACCACCATTTGCGCTCCCATGGCGACAACTGTCGCACCGCCAATTGAACGCTTGCCCTTCAAACCTCTATCCCTGCCTCAGCAAGATGATGATACTGCCTCAATCATATCATCAGTGGAAGGGGAGAGAAGACCACCAATGCCCGGTGGCAGCGACACCGAGACCGCACCCGAAGGTGAAGAGGAAGGCAAAACACGATGCATTTGTGATTTTACCCATGACGACGGTTACATGATTTGCTGTGACCGTTGCGGCGAGTGGCAACACGTCGATTGTATGGGCATAGACAGAAATAACATACCAGACGCGTACATGTGCGAGCTCTGTATGCCTAGAACAATAGACAGACGTCATGCTAGAATTATCCAATTACGGAAACGAGAGGAATTGAATGCCCTGGCCGGGTCGGACTCAGATTCGAATGAGTATCCATCGCTGATACCAGGACAGCGACGAAAGAGGTTGCTTACTGTAACAACATACACTAATACTTCAGGAACTTGTGTCACAACATACAATTCTAGTTTACCGGTGCTACCGTCTCCTACCCCGCAGCCAACGTTGACACTCCCGAAGCGGGGCCCAAAGCAGCGCCCGAAGAAAACGGAAGTGATGAGAAAAGGTACGAAACGGAAACTCGCCGAGAAAAGGGTTAAAAGGAAGAAGGAACTGATGTTGAATAAGAGCAAATTCAACTCAACCATGTCGAGCCAACCGCACTGGCGTGACTTATTCGAGCAGGCTATGACAAATCATTACAGTCCAGAATTGAGAGCCAAAATCATGAAGTACAGTAGTAAACTTGGCAACACGTCCAACATGTCTTCTGCAATCACTGCACATTTATGCACTACAGTACCACACGCTGGTGGTAAAATTCTGATTGCTACTAAAGATCTGAGAGAAAACACACCAGTCATTGAGTTGAGAGGAAAATATATGCTGTCTAACCAACACAGACCTCAATTGCAAAATTCAGCCAGAGCTGGCAGTCAAAAGCCAGGTCCTTTCGTATTTTTCTATCGCCTGCCCAAAGACAATACTCAAATATGCATAGATACCCGAACATATGGTAATGAGGCACGATTTGTGCGTAGATCTTGTAAACCTAACGCGGAACTACAGCATTGCATCGTAAAAGGTACATTACATGTATATTTAGCGACCATCACCGATGTCCAATCCAACACTGAAATAACCGTCGGTCATGATACCAATGGCGCTAAACAACCCTGCGCATGCGGGAACCCGAAACACTGCAAAGTGAACGGCTTAAACACACTTCCACCGAGGAAAAGTGTGGATATATCACAGAGGGAGAAGAGAAGTAGGAACAGATGTTTGAGCTCTTCATCACCTATGTCACCTCCACCGACAGTAACCACCCCAGTGACTACACCAGTCAAAGAAATGTCGCCACCCTTTACACATATAAAAACAGAAATCAAAACTGAAAAGAAATCACCGATTAAACATGAGTTTCCACCTATGTCTCCACCTAAGGAATCATATGTACCTTTCCATTACAATGAGCCTGTTAAATCCGAGCCATTATTAGATCTGAAAGCAGACAATCAAGAATTCGATCTCACTGCTAAAGAAGAAATGAAATCTGACTTTGATGAACCAGATTATGTTAAAAGTGAACCAGAGGAGGAACAGGAGCTACCAACATCTATACCGGAACCGCCTCCGGAACCTCAGGAGGAAGAAATAAAACCTATAGAAAAGGAAATTAAAAAAGAGGTACCTGTAAAAGTTCAGAATGTTGAAAAAGAAAAGATTGTAGAAattgaaaagaaagaagaaattaTTGAGAAGGATCCACCAATGGAGATAGTTGCAGATAATATTAAAGAGGAACCAATAAAGgaagaagaaaaaataaaagttgAGGAGCCTAAGGAGAAAGTTGAAGAAGAAAGACCAATGACAAGAGAATTTTCTGCAAAATCGGCATGTCACGATAGGTCCTCTAGATCTAGTCGGACTTGTAATAAAGAGTCTGACTCTCATGACGAGAAAACTGATGATTCTCAAGATAAAGTGCATACATCTAGTAGTAAGGAAAAAGAAAAACGGaaaatg ACACGAGAGGAGCGCAAGATGGAAGCGATAATGAAAGCATTTGAGAGGATGGAGAAGGCACAGCAGAGGAAACAAGAAGTAAAAGAAAGACAAAAGAGAAGAGAATCTGATCCTCATCCCACTAACTTCACAGAGAAagacgatgatgatgacaaCCATTGCAGCACCAAAAGACGAAAGAG gAGGAAAGGACGTGCGCGTACGGCATCTCAGTCCAACCGACGCCGTCTTAACTCTGCTGACAGTGACATGTTGACTTCTGGAGATGAGGCACCGCACACAGAAACTGATGCTAATGATACACCAGAGAATCATGATACCACAGACGCACCAGCACCACCACGAGAATCTCTAAATGAG GATCTTGGGTTAAGCTCTGCATGTCTCCTTGTGGAAGCGGCGGTCGGGTCAGTCGAATCAGCTTTCAAACTACCCAAAACTAAGAAGACCATGGCCACTGAATGGATAGGCCGCTCGCCTGACCGAACACCCTCGCCCTATCATTCTCCCTACAGACCAGCCTTAGTGACTGCCCCGTCACTAGAGAGCTTAGTGCGAGTCGCATCTACCATGATCGGAGAGATTGCCACTAAGATAAGTGGCAACCCAGAATTTCCAGAAGAAACACCCAAATCACCTCCTAGGACGCCTGGGAGAGAGAAAAATAGACCACCAAAGAAGGCGAAGAGGGTAACTCGAAGTACACCGACAGTAGAAGTGCCAGAGGTCACTCCTCGGACAGATGTTATGCAACACAGCGCTAAGAAGCGGTGGCTAAGGCAAGCCATCAGCGAGGAAAGCGATGCGCCAAGTATAG AAACCTTTGTTCCAGAATCACCTCCCAGTGAAATGGTGACGCCATTGAAGAAGAGGAGATTAGCACGGGAATCACTGTCGTGTGATCAGAACCCTATAGTGCCT TGCAATGACGAGACATCGCCATCACTCGCTCTAGAGGACTCTCCAGTCAAAGACGACTCAATGTCACACACCAATCAgtatagcagacacaatatCATGGATTATTACAGCAGAGATCGAACACGGTCGGACAGTGGGCAGGGCTCCGACGACCAGTGTAACATTGACCATGACATACTCAACGTAAACATTAAGGGACCTCACGATAGCGAAAACATCCGGAGGATAATCGGAGTACCGACTCCTGAGGAGGAGCTTCCTCCACCAGTGATAACAAAACCCGAGGACATTGAgacaacaaacaataataacttgGATATGGAGGAGAGCAACTACAATAAGGTCGTTCCGATGGACATAGATACTACCGTCATAGCTCAGACCAAACTAGAGTCTAATGAAAACAGCAACGAGGTCAAAGGACTCGAGAGTCCCAACGATAAAGTACAAAGCTCCCAATCAGCCGACACTAGTGGTAATTCTTCACCGCAGCGAGACGAGATGGACGATATACAGAAAAAGATACACTCGTTTCACACGGAAAACATACTCATACTGAAGAGCAGAAACAAAAAGCCACCAAAGGAGAAGAGAAAAAAGGTGAACCTGAATTTTGATCTAAATATGGTAGACGACCAAATCAGTATTCAGTTGAGGACAGAGAACACGAGTCCGAAGACTCTAGAAGTGAATGGGGATTTGCACGACGACACTAACTCGCACGATGATGCCAAGTTGCACGTTTCGCCGGAAAACATACCGCTGCCACCCGTGGAGTCTACACCGCTGCCACCCGTGGAGTCTATACCGCTGCCTACGTCTCCGGAGAATATTCCGCTGCCAGAGGAAACAAGCCCCATGCCTATAGTGCCTCCACCGGAGACTATTCCTCTCCCTGAGGAGCCCATGAAACCCAAAAAGCTCGTATCCAAACCGAAAAAAGTCGTGTCGCCTCAAACGAAACCGGAGGAAAAGGAGGATCGACCCTCTGTAATCGACAGCAATTCGGCAGTCCCGTTCTCGACGCGGTTCAGCTCGACGGGTCTGTTCTCAGGGATATTCAGCAACATGTCCAACACTTTCAAAATGGACACCTCCATCAACGACAACATACCCAACATGTCTATAATAAAAAGTGCAATAGATAGGACTACAAGTTTAGATGGTAGGTTATTTGATAAGGACAGTGTTAGCCCGGTGGACGATTTGAAAAGTGTGCAAGAGATATTGACTCGTGTGAACAATATGGACTCGAATAACAGTGTAATATTGTCGGGGGTGCTGCGGGGGACGACGCCTGCGGGGACGTCGCCGGTTCGAGTCCCCGCTCCGGTGTCCCCGGTCGTGGCTGGCGCTCCGCCCCTCGCGGCCGTGCCCTGCGGAGTCCCAGCGCCGGTGTCGCCCGCGCCGCTCTCTCAGCCCCATCCGCATCCGGTGCGGTCGCTCTGCTCGCGAGCGCTGGACCCGCGTTTAAACCCACCGCCCGTCGACAAGCCCAAGCCCGTCAGAAGAAAG CTGTCCATCAGCGAGTATCGGTTACGGCAGCTCGGGGCCGTGGGGAGCTGTGAGGAGGGCACAGAAGCGCCCTGCGAGGGCGAAGGCTCCTCGGAGGTGGAGGAGTGGTCGCGGTCGTCGGCGTCGTTGTCGCCGCAGCGGCTTGAGGCTGTCGCGGCGGCTGCGGCTGATGACCTCGAGCAGCGCTTGCACAGGGACCTCCAGACGCAGCTACCAGCAG CAGGTGTGTTCGACGCCCAGCCGACGGCGTCGGAGCGCCAGCGAGAGGACCTCAGCTCGCGGCTGCGCCTCGAGTACGGCCTCGCGCTGCCCGACGACGACGCGCGAGCGCCGCCAGATACCG ATTCGTCGAGGCGGGCGAGATAG